Sequence from the Candidatus Phytoplasma solani genome:
AACTCTTTATCAACAATATATCTTTCTACAATACGACGCAAAGTAGCCCCTTTCGGCAATAAAAAAGGCAAACCTAAGCCAACTTCTTTCGAAAACATAAATAAGTCTAATTCTTTATTCAATCTTTTATGATCGCGTTGTTTTCTTTCTTCTAAAAGCTGTAAATGATCAATTAAAGCTTGTTTTTGAAAAAAAGAAGTGCCATAAATCCGTGTTAAAGTTTGGTTTTTAGCGTTACTTTGAAAATAGGAACCAGATATTTTTAAAAGTTTAAAATGCTTCATCAAAGAGGTTTTTAAAAGATGACCACCACGACAAAGGTCAAAAAACTCTCCTTGGCGATAAATGCTAATCACTTCTTCTTTATGTTTTTCTAACAAAACTATTTTATAAGGGTTATTAGCAAAAATCTCTTTGGCTTTTTGATAGGATACCTCTTCTCTTATGATAGGATGATTTTCTAAAGAAATTTGTTTCATCATTTTTTCGATCGCCGCAAAATCATTTTTAGAAATATCGTGTTTTTGAAAGTCAATATCGTAATAAAAACCTTCTTTAATGGCAGGTCCAATTGTCAAAAGGGCTTGTGGATAAAGTCTTTTAATCGCTTGAGCCATCAAATGGGCGGTACTGTGATTTAAAACATCTAGTGATTTACGATTTTCTTCAGTTAAAATTTCTAGCTCGCCATCTTGGGTTAAAGGAAAATTAAGCTCAATTAGTTTTTGATTAAAAAGAGCTGCAACTGGTTTTTTCAAAGTAACAGCTAAAAATTCTTTCCAAATTGACAAAGGAGTTATTTTTTTAGGAAATAAATGTATTTGATTGTTTAAAACATTAATTTTAATCATAAATAATCCTTTCTGAGATTAATTTCAATTGTGGAGTTATTTGGTTTTATATATAAAAAAATAACGAAAAAAAAGTTAAGGTTTTTGCAAAAAAAGAACAATTTCTTTTTCTAAAGTTTTGACAAAAGGTTTAATATCTACTTCGGAAGCTAAAAATAAACTACAAGCTCTTAGGTGCCCTTTGCAACCGTATTTTTTAACAATATCATAAATATTAGGACCATTAGAACAAAGACGAACTTTAATTTTGTGATTCGGTTGTTCCAAAAACAAAACATAAAAAAGATAATTTTCTAAATGGGATAATAAATGAACAGCTGAAAAAGCTTCTTCTAAGGTTAAGTTAAAATGCGCAATAGTCTTTTGTGAGACATAAACATAAACAAAATTTTTTGCCACTACAATATTTTGATAGACATACCCTTTATATTTTAAAACATGTAATTTTTCTTTTTTGATATTTTGTTCCACCAAAGTAATATCAATTCCATAATTAATTAATTCGGCTGCAATTCTAAAAGTTTGACTACTTACACGATGAAATCTAAAATTACCACTATCAGTTACCATTCCAATATAAATAGCTAAAGCCCCTTGAAAAGTTAATTTTAAATTTAATTGTTCTTTTAAAAGGTAAATCATCTCCGAACAAGAGCCAAAAGAATCATCAACCCATTCATAATTACCATAATTTTCGGTTAAAATATGATGATCAATCCTGATAACAAACTTACCCAAAGCATACCTTTGATCACTGATAACTTTTGTGTCACCCGAATCAACTACAATCACTAAGGCATTTTGATAAAGATCATCACTTATTTGATCCATGGTTCCTAAAAAGGGGAAATTAGGGTTACTTTCTCCGACGGCATAAATATGTTTATGAGGGAAAGTATTTGTCAGCATATTTTTTAAACCAAATTGAGCTCCATATGAATCGCCATCTGGTTTAATGTGGCCGTGAATAATAATAGTATCAAAAGCTTGAATTTTTTCTTGAATTAATTTCATATTTTTATCTTTCTTTGATTTTGAAAAAAATCAAAATACAAAACTTAACAAATATGGCAAAAATATCTTAATTTGAAAAATTAAAAAACAAGTCAAATTTGGGTAGCCATTACTTTCCTAAACAAAATTTCGCAAACAATTCTTTAATTAAATTATTTTCTTGATGGTCACCCAAAATTTCTCCTAAAGCTTGATAAGCCTTAGTTAAATCAATAACACAAATAT
This genomic interval carries:
- a CDS encoding bifunctional oligoribonuclease/PAP phosphatase NrnA — its product is MKLIQEKIQAFDTIIIHGHIKPDGDSYGAQFGLKNMLTNTFPHKHIYAVGESNPNFPFLGTMDQISDDLYQNALVIVVDSGDTKVISDQRYALGKFVIRIDHHILTENYGNYEWVDDSFGSCSEMIYLLKEQLNLKLTFQGALAIYIGMVTDSGNFRFHRVSSQTFRIAAELINYGIDITLVEQNIKKEKLHVLKYKGYVYQNIVVAKNFVYVYVSQKTIAHFNLTLEEAFSAVHLLSHLENYLFYVLFLEQPNHKIKVRLCSNGPNIYDIVKKYGCKGHLRACSLFLASEVDIKPFVKTLEKEIVLFLQKP